ATTCAAATACTTCCGCATTTATGTCCTTTAAAATAGAAATTACATTTTCATAAATACCGTTTCTTTTAATGCTGCCTCCTCCATATACGAGAAGCACTTTTTTACCAAACTGTGGAATTTCAATTTTTAACTGTTCTAATTGTCCTTTACCAAAAATAAGTTTTGTTGGATTGCGAAATACAAAATTTTGCATACACCTTTACCATCCCTTCTATATGAAAAGCAACTATACTTTTGTATACCATACTTTTCTCGTTTCACAAAAATATTTGCTCTAACAAAAAACTCCCAGCCTTTTGGCTGAGAGTTTTTATTGGTAATAAGGTGAAATCATTAAGTAAACAATAACACCAGATAGACTTACGTATAACCAAATCGGCATCGTCCAACGTACGATTTTTCGATGACGTGCTAATTGATTCGTAAAACCAAATACAAGTGAGAACAACGCAAGTGGCACAATGATCGCCGCAAGGAAAATGTGTGTAATTAAAATAAAGAAGTACACATATTTAATTATGCCTTCTCCACCGAAATGCGTCGCTGGTGCCAAGTAATGATACGATAAATATGAAACGCAAAATAATAGCGTTGTCGTAAAAGCTGCAAGAATAAAGCCACGGTGCATTTTTACATTCTTTTTAATAATAGAGAACAGAGCTGCTAGTAAAAATACAAATGTAAAGCTATTAAAAATCGCATTTAACATTGGTAAAATTGTTACATCAAAATGTAATTCTCCTTCATAGCCAACAGGTCCAAAAAATAAAAATAAAATAATCGCATTTACAATCACAGAAAGCGTTATCACAATAGGAGCATAGCTTTTCTGATTTGTTGATTGATCGACCAAATTGTTCACTCCTTCTTCTTCCAAATATGTATAATTAACCTCACTATTTTAACATATTATTCACAGTGTAAATGTGACAATAGTTTGACACAATAAGACATAACAAAGAAAAATCCTTCTTAACAATACTTCTTAAGAAGGATTTTATCGCTTTATTATTTAAATAGCAATGCAATTAGTTTTTGTTAAAAAACATATTGCTGTATGCTTGAAAAATTTCAGACACTTGGTATCCCATTAATGAAATTGCTGTTAGTGAAAAGAAACCAATCATAAGAAATCGAAACCACATATAAATCTCCTCCTTGTATTTAGCTTATAAAGTATAGGCTGTATAACAAGTTGGATTACAATCTTCCTCATCACTTTCCTTTTTCTTTACGATCGCTGTTATAAAACGGATCATAAAAAACGGAACGAAAGGAAGTTGTTCAAAACTTATATTGGCATAGTTTAGTAACGACTCTCGTTGTAAATCCGATGGGGATGAGAAGGAATAGAACATACCATGCTCTTCCATATATACGATCACAATTTTCATACAAAATAATATCCCAAGAAACGAAACAATATCTTGCCAATCAGTCGTATATAGCAGATTATAAAGATCCAATACATACTCTTCCATCGTCATCCCCCCTTCCTTTTTTACCATTTTGCTCGCCTTCGTATGAAAAGTCAAGAAAAAAGTTTATATTCACTATGACAATAGTAATTACATGGTCTCTATTTGTACTTCCTGCTCTTGCCATAATTGAATGACTAATTCTATTATATTTTCTTGGGTAAATTGATACGCTGGTTGTTTTTTCTTTTCATTCGTACGTATCGTTGTATATTCTATACTTTGTAAAATATACCCCTCTACAAATAATTGGCCTTTTTCAGCTGTTATGAGGTACTCTATTGTATCCACTTCTTTTACGGGAATAAATTTACTTTCCTTCAAAATAATTTCTTGTGAGATTTCTTTAATTTCTAAAACTTTCTCATGAAAATTAACTTTCTCTTCTACAGTAATCTCTGCCCTATACTTTCCTATTTCAATTGGAAGCTTCGTTGTAATAAGAGTACCTTTCCCTTTATATTTGCTGTATTTAGAATTTGCATTATTTATATTGTGCACAGGAATCCATGAACTTTTCTTGAAATTATTATTTTCAAGAAACTCAATTCGTTCACCATTGAAAGTTTCTATATTCCTTCTATACTCAATAATTTTTGAATATATTAAAGAACAATACGGTTTTTCGTAGTAATGATGAGCAGTAGAAACTAACTCTGTACCTGCTTCATTCTGCACCTTTTGAAGTACAAATAATTCCCTCTCTTTTTTATTTACAGCAATTGGAGTTGAAAATCCGGTTACTTCACCAATAATAGAAAAAGGTGTTTTTACAGTCATCGAACAAACTTGTTTTCCTCTTTTTAATTTAGTGTCTAAACTTTCTTCATGCTTATTTACTGTATGTTTTTTGGGCTTAATTTTTTTTGATATGTTTACTTCTTTTTTCTCTTGAGAAAAAAGAACTTTCTTCATTTTGTTACCAATCCATGGTTTATCCATCATCAATCACTTCCTAACTGATGAATTAAAAGTACGATGTGCCTTTACTACATTACCTCTTTCCAAATTATATATGTCTTTTTTAAAAAAAAGACATTATCTTTACAAATGTAAAAGTAATGTCTTTTCAAAACTATTATACTTATGAGATTTGTACTTGTTGTGTTTGCAATACTTTCAGTGTAAGATCTAATACAATTTTTTCACGAGGCTCTGTAAATGGCTCATTGATTATAGCTTTCACTTCCGTTTTCGATTCCTGAAAGTAGTCTCATGGTTCTGTTGCAAAGTTTTAAAAAGTAAGCTACACTTTTGCAACAGAACCATCTAATGACTAGCAGGATAATAAAAAGCTCCCTTAAGAAGCACGTATTACCTTTCACTACTTGCTTTTAAAGGAAGCATTTTTTCATTATAAATTCACTTATATCCTTACTACCTTGTTATTAAATACGAGCGGATTCTTCATTACTATTTGGATGATTTATTACCGAACGATTTTTATTTCTATTAAAAAGAAAATAAGAAACTACAATAAGAACTGTAACAAGCATCGTTAAAAGAGCTTGTGAACGTAATGTTTCAATTGCAAACATTGCAATTAAAATTGCTGTAATTCCGGCAATTGTAACATAGGTTAAATATGGAAAAATCCACATTCTCACCTTCAAATTTTTTTGTTCTACTTTTCCCATCTTCTTACGCATTCTTAAATGCGAAACAGCTATAACAAGATAAACTAATAGTGCGATTCCTCCCGATGCATTTACTAAATATAAAAATACCTTATCTGGAGATATATAACTAAAAACAACACCGATATAAGCGAAAAAAGTTCCAAATAAAACCGCACGAACAGGAACACCGCTACGATTTAACTTTAAAAATGCTTTTGGAGCATCTCCTCTTTCTGCCATGGAAAAAAGCATTCTTGAGTTTGTATATAAACCTGAATTTAAACAAGAAAGTACAGCTGTTAAGACGATAAAATTCATAATTTGAGCTGCAGCTGGTATACCTATATGTTCAAGCACTGCTACGAATGGGCTTTTTAATATGTTAGCTGAATTCCATGGAAGAAGTGTAACTACTACGGCAATAGATCCAATAAAAAATACGAGAATCCGCCAAATAACACTGTTTGTTGCTGTTTTTACTGCTTTGACAGG
The DNA window shown above is from Bacillus clarus and carries:
- a CDS encoding DUF420 domain-containing protein, producing MVDQSTNQKSYAPIVITLSVIVNAIILFLFFGPVGYEGELHFDVTILPMLNAIFNSFTFVFLLAALFSIIKKNVKMHRGFILAAFTTTLLFCVSYLSYHYLAPATHFGGEGIIKYVYFFILITHIFLAAIIVPLALFSLVFGFTNQLARHRKIVRWTMPIWLYVSLSGVIVYLMISPYYQ
- a CDS encoding BC_2427 family protein — protein: MMDKPWIGNKMKKVLFSQEKKEVNISKKIKPKKHTVNKHEESLDTKLKRGKQVCSMTVKTPFSIIGEVTGFSTPIAVNKKERELFVLQKVQNEAGTELVSTAHHYYEKPYCSLIYSKIIEYRRNIETFNGERIEFLENNNFKKSSWIPVHNINNANSKYSKYKGKGTLITTKLPIEIGKYRAEITVEEKVNFHEKVLEIKEISQEIILKESKFIPVKEVDTIEYLITAEKGQLFVEGYILQSIEYTTIRTNEKKKQPAYQFTQENIIELVIQLWQEQEVQIETM
- the gabP gene encoding GABA permease encodes the protein MDKNLKKDLQIRHITMISIGGVIGAGLFVGSGAVVHSAGPGSILSYALAGLLVVFVMRMLGEMAAINPTSGSFATYAREAIGPWAGYTIGWLYWFFWVIVIAIEATAGAGIIQYWIPQIPLWLLSLILTILLTLTNVFSVKSFGEFEYWFSFIKVISIVLFLGLGLAVILGLVPGTEAPGTSNLTGQGGFMPNGISSVLLGITVVIFSFMGSEIVAVAAGESAEPVKAVKTATNSVIWRILVFFIGSIAVVVTLLPWNSANILKSPFVAVLEHIGIPAAAQIMNFIVLTAVLSCLNSGLYTNSRMLFSMAERGDAPKAFLKLNRSGVPVRAVLFGTFFAYIGVVFSYISPDKVFLYLVNASGGIALLVYLVIAVSHLRMRKKMGKVEQKNLKVRMWIFPYLTYVTIAGITAILIAMFAIETLRSQALLTMLVTVLIVVSYFLFNRNKNRSVINHPNSNEESARI